The following are encoded together in the Pseudomonas sediminis genome:
- a CDS encoding inovirus Gp2 family protein, whose amino-acid sequence MLKRNASKPLNQSQVSILIEKLVLTIQKYDRPIRRHEQGLKQYFNHIEQMLGLFDGNYDYSYSSHLQVFREAVQDVGVQFGPFGLDSYDEDTDRPRDTVQTLSALAERIRVLTRRQKYRRVQYDQRQQAKKLQSGNRRYVDGMFTRHARLLVVRVNLYYRAAAQDRLRVEHVFRDLDELINELRYNAIFDHEIGYICAIEQGKYPGVRHENGGEREGRYGRGFHAHVAFFFDGSKVRADVFKAIQIGELWQEITRGRGCYDSSNHNKEAKHGDRLGVGMVHRDDWARRERLYTVVDYLAKDDQHLRLKPAGARCLRKGNLNRVRLR is encoded by the coding sequence ATGCTCAAGCGTAATGCTTCCAAACCCCTCAACCAGTCCCAGGTATCGATCCTGATCGAGAAGCTGGTGCTCACTATCCAGAAATACGACAGGCCCATCCGTCGTCATGAGCAGGGGTTAAAGCAATACTTCAACCACATCGAACAGATGCTCGGTCTGTTCGATGGTAACTACGATTACAGCTACAGCTCTCACCTACAGGTCTTCCGAGAGGCTGTTCAAGACGTAGGAGTCCAGTTCGGTCCATTTGGGCTGGACTCCTATGATGAAGACACAGATCGTCCCCGTGATACCGTTCAGACGCTATCAGCTCTTGCAGAACGCATCCGTGTGCTGACACGCCGGCAAAAATACCGTCGCGTGCAATACGATCAGCGCCAGCAGGCTAAGAAGCTCCAGAGCGGTAACCGTCGATATGTCGATGGCATGTTTACACGGCACGCACGTTTGCTCGTGGTCAGGGTAAACCTCTACTACCGCGCTGCAGCGCAGGATAGGCTCAGGGTTGAGCATGTTTTTCGTGATTTGGACGAGCTCATCAATGAGCTTCGCTACAACGCTATTTTTGATCACGAGATCGGCTACATCTGCGCTATCGAGCAGGGGAAATACCCTGGTGTCCGTCACGAGAATGGCGGTGAGCGGGAGGGTAGGTATGGGCGGGGCTTTCACGCCCATGTGGCATTCTTTTTCGACGGATCGAAGGTCAGGGCAGACGTCTTCAAGGCAATACAGATAGGCGAGCTTTGGCAAGAGATCACGCGTGGCCGTGGCTGCTATGACAGCTCCAATCACAACAAGGAGGCGAAGCACGGTGACCGGCTCGGTGTAGGTATGGTCCATCGAGATGATTGGGCGAGACGTGAGCGTCTTTACACCGTTGTGGATTACCTAGCAAAAGATGATCAGCATCTGCGCTTGAAGCCTGCGGGGGCGCGCTGCCTGCGTAAGGGCAATCTGAACCGTGTTCGTCTCAGATAA
- the tnpA gene encoding IS66-like element accessory protein TnpA produces the protein MPGQRRSYPKSFKAQIVEECTQPGASVAGVALSHGLNANLVHKWIRRQQAQLPAVPSGFIPIPLVPSVPATPSAADRAIQIAIPHRAGKLSVQWPGNDPEGCARFLRELLK, from the coding sequence GTGCCAGGCCAACGCCGCTCCTATCCCAAATCCTTCAAGGCCCAGATCGTCGAGGAGTGTACCCAGCCCGGCGCCTCGGTTGCCGGCGTGGCCTTGAGCCACGGCCTTAACGCCAATCTCGTGCACAAGTGGATTCGCCGCCAGCAGGCACAGTTGCCCGCGGTACCCTCAGGTTTTATTCCAATTCCTCTCGTCCCGAGCGTGCCGGCTACCCCGAGTGCGGCCGACAGGGCCATCCAGATCGCAATTCCCCATCGGGCCGGCAAACTGTCGGTGCAGTGGCCGGGCAACGACCCTGAAGGCTGCGCCCGCTTCCTGCGCGAGCTGCTGAAGTGA
- the tnpB gene encoding IS66 family insertion sequence element accessory protein TnpB (TnpB, as the term is used for proteins encoded by IS66 family insertion elements, is considered an accessory protein, since TnpC, encoded by a neighboring gene, is a DDE family transposase.), whose product MIRIERIWLATEPLDMRAGTETALARVVQVFGAAQPHCAYLFTNKRANRMKVLVHDGFGIWLAARRLNRGRFVWSGNWQGQQLELSPEQLQALVVGLPWQRLGPDAEIRLL is encoded by the coding sequence GTGATCCGTATCGAGCGCATCTGGCTCGCCACCGAGCCGCTGGACATGCGCGCCGGCACCGAAACCGCGTTGGCCCGGGTGGTTCAAGTGTTCGGTGCGGCACAGCCGCACTGCGCCTACCTGTTCACCAACAAGCGCGCCAACCGGATGAAGGTGCTGGTGCACGATGGCTTCGGCATCTGGCTGGCTGCTCGCAGGCTCAATCGAGGGCGCTTCGTCTGGTCGGGTAATTGGCAGGGACAGCAGTTGGAACTCAGCCCCGAGCAGTTGCAGGCCCTGGTGGTCGGCCTGCCTTGGCAGCGTCTTGGGCCGGATGCCGAGATCAGGCTCCTGTAG
- the tnpC gene encoding IS66 family transposase codes for MSPAAFDHLTPEQLRQLAAQLSQRVDHLETLNQRLNHELAVLRRHRFARRSEQLNADQLNLLDEMIEADIAAIEAELETARPEPAKREPRQQPKRAPLPAELPRTLILHEPDSTQCACGCQLKRIGEDVSEKLDYTPGTFTVERHIRGKWVCAQCETLIQAPVPAQVIDKGIPTAGLLAQVMVAKFADHLPLYRQEKIFARAGLAIARSTLAQWVGACGVQLQPLVDALRDCLLQQDVILADETPVQMLAPGTKKTQRAYVWAYAPSPFADLKAVVYDFRPSRAGEHARSFLGDWQGKLVCDDFAGYKASFEQGVTEIGCMAHARRKFFDLHAANQSQLAEQALQYIGQLYEVEREGRELLAAQRRQLRQDKARPIIDGLHSWMLGQRQKVPEGSAIAKALDYSLKRWAALVRYLDDGNLPIDNNWIENQIRPWALGRANWLFAGSLRSGQRGAALMTLIQSARLNGHDPYAYLKDVLMRLPTQKASALAELLPHNWVSAGKV; via the coding sequence ATGAGTCCTGCCGCTTTCGATCACCTGACACCCGAGCAACTGCGCCAACTGGCCGCGCAGTTGAGTCAGCGCGTCGATCACCTGGAAACGCTCAACCAGCGGTTGAACCACGAACTCGCCGTGCTGCGGCGCCACCGCTTCGCCCGCCGCAGCGAGCAGCTCAATGCCGACCAGCTCAATCTGCTGGACGAGATGATCGAGGCCGACATCGCCGCCATCGAGGCAGAGCTTGAAACGGCCCGACCAGAGCCCGCCAAGCGCGAGCCACGGCAGCAGCCCAAGCGAGCGCCGCTGCCGGCCGAACTGCCGCGCACGCTGATACTTCACGAGCCGGACAGCACCCAGTGTGCCTGCGGCTGCCAGCTCAAGCGCATCGGTGAAGACGTCAGCGAGAAGCTCGACTACACCCCGGGCACCTTCACCGTCGAGCGGCATATCCGTGGCAAGTGGGTCTGCGCCCAGTGTGAAACGCTGATCCAGGCCCCAGTGCCTGCGCAGGTGATCGACAAGGGCATCCCGACTGCCGGGCTACTGGCTCAGGTCATGGTGGCCAAGTTCGCCGATCACCTGCCGCTGTACCGCCAGGAAAAGATCTTCGCCCGCGCCGGGCTGGCCATTGCGCGTTCCACGCTTGCGCAATGGGTCGGCGCTTGCGGTGTCCAGCTGCAACCCCTGGTCGATGCCCTGCGCGACTGCCTGCTTCAGCAGGACGTCATCCTCGCCGACGAAACCCCAGTGCAGATGCTTGCCCCGGGCACAAAGAAGACCCAGCGGGCTTACGTCTGGGCTTATGCACCCAGCCCCTTCGCCGACCTCAAGGCCGTGGTCTACGACTTCAGGCCGAGCCGGGCCGGCGAGCACGCGCGCAGCTTCCTGGGTGACTGGCAAGGCAAACTGGTCTGCGATGACTTCGCCGGCTACAAGGCCAGCTTCGAGCAAGGCGTGACCGAGATCGGCTGCATGGCCCATGCACGGCGCAAGTTCTTCGACCTGCATGCCGCCAACCAGAGCCAACTGGCCGAGCAGGCCCTCCAGTACATCGGTCAGCTGTACGAGGTGGAGCGCGAAGGGCGAGAGTTGCTCGCCGCACAGCGACGGCAACTGCGCCAGGACAAAGCCAGGCCGATCATCGATGGCCTGCATAGCTGGATGCTTGGGCAGCGGCAGAAGGTGCCGGAAGGCAGCGCGATCGCCAAGGCACTCGACTACAGCCTCAAGCGCTGGGCAGCGTTGGTGCGCTACCTGGATGACGGCAACCTACCCATCGACAACAACTGGATCGAGAATCAGATCCGCCCCTGGGCCCTGGGGCGCGCCAACTGGCTGTTTGCCGGCTCGCTACGCAGTGGCCAGCGTGGCGCAGCCTTGATGACGCTGATCCAGTCAGCCCGCCTGAACGGACACGATCCGTACGCCTACCTGAAGGATGTGCTCATGCGCCTGCCGACGCAGAAGGCCAGTGCCCTGGCCGAGCTGCTGCCGCACAACTGGGTATCCGCCGGCAAGGTGTGA
- a CDS encoding helix-turn-helix transcriptional regulator — MRIIRLKEVTNSTGLARSTVYKYIAEGTFPKPVSLGDRCVGWVEEEVHDWISARIEERDLSS, encoded by the coding sequence ATGAGGATCATCCGTTTGAAAGAGGTCACCAACTCGACTGGTCTTGCCCGGTCGACGGTCTACAAATACATCGCTGAAGGCACATTCCCCAAGCCCGTGTCACTCGGTGATCGTTGTGTTGGTTGGGTTGAGGAGGAGGTACACGACTGGATTTCGGCTCGAATCGAAGAGCGAGATCTGAGTAGTTAG
- a CDS encoding ribbon-helix-helix protein, CopG family — MRKKITLEEWLNGLSANETRWTHESLVRKREMGLRDDLPTSELKERIGEHLKKKGNGELLFKQLRASIRQKRYREAVKKESHTFRLSDAEAKALQTLASEAKTNRTEIIRRLIRSEPTAAEKLGKMKETNLRAQRDLTLKGRDMEKLAKMAKGLADQNALTLGMALSILTYHKIKWEEPSTVELQLGMAYYYLIKAEMDKLYAEQKKELKKQLHNLDRSIPRPAKAKA; from the coding sequence ATGCGAAAAAAGATCACCTTGGAAGAGTGGCTCAATGGGCTGAGTGCCAACGAGACCCGGTGGACTCACGAGTCGCTCGTAAGGAAGCGAGAAATGGGGCTGAGAGACGACCTGCCCACCAGCGAACTGAAGGAAAGAATCGGCGAGCACTTGAAGAAGAAGGGCAACGGTGAGCTGCTGTTCAAGCAGTTGAGAGCATCAATTCGCCAGAAGCGATATCGAGAGGCTGTCAAGAAAGAATCGCATACGTTCCGACTATCTGACGCAGAAGCGAAGGCGCTTCAGACGCTGGCGAGTGAGGCCAAAACAAATAGAACTGAAATAATCCGGAGACTCATTCGAAGCGAGCCAACTGCGGCCGAAAAACTGGGAAAGATGAAGGAGACCAACCTCAGAGCCCAGCGAGACCTCACGCTCAAGGGAAGAGATATGGAAAAGCTGGCCAAGATGGCCAAAGGTCTAGCGGATCAGAATGCACTCACCCTGGGTATGGCGCTTTCGATACTCACCTACCACAAAATCAAATGGGAGGAGCCATCGACTGTTGAGCTTCAGTTAGGTATGGCGTACTACTACCTCATCAAGGCTGAGATGGACAAGCTTTACGCTGAGCAGAAGAAGGAGCTCAAAAAGCAGCTGCATAACCTGGATCGCAGCATTCCTCGACCAGCCAAGGCAAAGGCATGA
- a CDS encoding site-specific integrase, with amino-acid sequence MSKRQSKTGVQHLVYQAKTGFQYYFTFPGYIGNHPQLPAQIRWSLGHDEALARDLAQYLNPRFEDLMRRSSADTIELDPEGFLSNLAIVHAEISRFTESHLKIWALRPAPAVLANSDLSAGHERLLKECQEHIVLYCNEPGGEIHFALYPSEALRQALKFGFTRFDWPLGTNDPVTANAAAAYIYSAITVLETTPMAKNIFKTGHPLITMLSFYEYLCFARPDQGRHLLHIPPGLPRSAHSVMFHFSRISGQLDRLTLCQNFQILQEESGLYTLLIPLTGARLNGVPCHPDKLRVELLTSSPILASILLHFSLGQIDKILVKSFIEAPSADAYERALQEIQDLIRRMLGPIPPAEPMYTLPDMSAANDAVTAPQDAGTLALLNALGSVLSPAQNAKLQALFEAPASNDLLIQPPLTHENCRHFGALIREFEERQVREGAWKNPRTRITMHARLEGLAELVGGHRPLSTLTRADFNALRDQLRSYPKNRHRLRATRYQPLSQIIQSGKYEPLNARTAKKFFELARALISYAHDQGYLKENLAAGLSFSTKGAAAPRKRTYTPRQIEQLLNGPVYTLKSPPRWRLDDYRFWLPLLGLYTGARLSELCQLRLGDIREELGVWVISISSSGARQLKTVDSERLVPLHKVILEAGFLAFHQQRLEANGSDLSAPLFENLRVYGDLSPGHTASRWYRGSDKDDKGYLGQCGLGDDELTFHGLRHTFIQQFRRQKLDMLIGKALVGHADRSTTGGYGDCYPSYVLKEELDKIDFEASTTHIHYSHYKALQAKQGVFRIGRPAGVDKAKATGWAEKRHWQSRITR; translated from the coding sequence ATGTCCAAGCGTCAAAGCAAAACCGGTGTTCAGCACCTGGTCTATCAAGCCAAAACTGGCTTCCAGTACTACTTCACCTTCCCGGGCTATATCGGCAATCACCCGCAGCTACCAGCACAAATCCGCTGGTCACTCGGCCATGATGAAGCGCTCGCACGCGATCTCGCCCAATATCTCAACCCGCGTTTCGAAGATCTGATGAGGCGCAGCAGCGCCGACACGATTGAGCTGGATCCTGAGGGCTTTCTGTCAAACCTGGCCATTGTTCACGCCGAAATCAGCCGTTTTACGGAGAGCCACCTGAAAATCTGGGCGCTCCGCCCTGCACCTGCCGTACTGGCTAACTCTGATCTGAGCGCCGGGCATGAGCGCCTGCTGAAAGAGTGCCAAGAGCACATCGTGCTCTATTGCAATGAACCAGGCGGGGAAATCCACTTCGCCTTGTATCCGAGCGAAGCCCTGCGCCAAGCCCTCAAATTCGGTTTCACCCGCTTTGACTGGCCGCTCGGCACTAACGACCCAGTCACCGCCAACGCGGCTGCCGCTTACATCTACAGCGCAATCACAGTGCTGGAAACCACCCCGATGGCTAAGAACATCTTCAAAACCGGGCATCCACTTATCACGATGCTGTCGTTCTACGAGTACCTGTGTTTTGCCCGCCCCGACCAGGGTCGCCATCTGCTGCATATTCCGCCGGGCCTTCCACGCTCCGCGCACAGCGTAATGTTTCACTTCAGCCGGATCTCGGGACAGCTCGACCGCCTAACCCTCTGCCAAAACTTTCAAATTCTTCAGGAAGAAAGCGGGCTCTATACGCTCCTTATTCCGCTGACCGGCGCGCGGCTCAATGGCGTGCCTTGCCACCCCGACAAACTGCGGGTCGAACTGCTGACTAGTTCACCGATCCTCGCGTCGATCCTGCTGCATTTCAGCCTCGGCCAGATCGACAAGATTCTGGTTAAAAGCTTCATCGAAGCCCCTTCAGCGGATGCCTACGAACGCGCCCTGCAAGAAATTCAGGACCTGATCCGGCGCATGCTTGGCCCCATCCCACCTGCAGAGCCCATGTACACCCTCCCCGACATGAGCGCGGCAAACGACGCCGTCACAGCACCCCAGGACGCCGGCACGCTTGCACTGCTGAATGCTCTCGGCAGTGTTTTGTCACCCGCCCAAAACGCAAAGCTACAAGCCTTGTTTGAGGCACCCGCCTCCAACGACCTGCTGATCCAGCCACCACTCACTCATGAGAACTGCCGGCACTTCGGCGCTCTCATCCGGGAGTTCGAAGAGCGCCAGGTACGCGAAGGGGCATGGAAGAATCCGCGCACCCGCATCACCATGCATGCTCGCCTGGAAGGACTTGCAGAGCTAGTCGGCGGTCATCGCCCACTCAGCACGCTGACCCGCGCGGACTTCAATGCTTTGCGCGATCAGTTGCGCAGCTACCCCAAAAATCGTCATCGCTTGCGCGCCACTCGCTATCAGCCCCTAAGTCAGATTATTCAGAGCGGCAAGTACGAGCCTTTGAATGCCAGGACAGCGAAGAAGTTTTTCGAGCTGGCACGCGCGCTCATCAGCTATGCGCACGACCAGGGGTATTTGAAAGAGAATCTGGCTGCCGGACTTTCATTCAGCACCAAAGGCGCAGCCGCGCCACGGAAGCGCACCTATACCCCCAGACAGATTGAGCAACTGCTAAATGGCCCGGTCTATACGCTCAAGTCGCCGCCGCGCTGGCGCCTGGATGACTACCGCTTCTGGCTACCCCTGCTCGGCCTCTACACTGGCGCTCGCCTGAGCGAGCTTTGCCAGCTTCGGCTCGGCGATATTCGTGAAGAGCTTGGCGTATGGGTAATCAGCATCAGCAGCTCCGGGGCGCGGCAGCTGAAAACTGTCGACTCGGAGCGCCTCGTGCCGCTACATAAGGTCATTCTTGAAGCCGGCTTCTTGGCGTTTCATCAGCAGCGCCTGGAGGCAAATGGCAGTGATCTGTCAGCGCCGCTTTTTGAAAATCTTCGCGTGTATGGCGACCTTTCGCCCGGGCACACAGCCAGTCGCTGGTACCGGGGCTCAGACAAAGATGACAAAGGCTATTTGGGACAATGCGGACTGGGCGATGACGAACTCACCTTTCATGGCCTGCGGCATACGTTCATTCAGCAGTTCCGTCGACAAAAGCTGGACATGCTGATCGGCAAAGCCTTGGTCGGCCACGCCGACCGCAGCACCACTGGCGGCTATGGCGATTGCTACCCGAGCTATGTGCTGAAAGAGGAGCTCGACAAGATCGACTTTGAGGCCTCGACTACGCACATCCACTACAGCCACTACAAGGCGCTGCAAGCCAAGCAAGGCGTCTTTCGCATCGGCCGCCCAGCTGGAGTCGACAAGGCCAAGGCCACCGGTTGGGCTGAAAAACGGCACTGGCAATCCCGCATCACCCGATAG
- a CDS encoding tyrosine-type recombinase/integrase: MNAVNTPHLSAPILHGLTLVAAPGHEKSLELALPHLSSIADAIYRFHHSPLLSEFLDTVLARFLRENDYAPKTAYMIQARMAKLKSVLTEDNPQRRVSELGSADIDAIRDKLPLLLRKGSTSGSQGENLQAYYQLFNRMINEALKGKLIADEELKAEGCQTTKAKVTKFFLDSNLVSLFNSWPYQNYAPGTPAAQVRQDAHSYCFWLMPLGLFTGGRLNEICQLRVNDVFHDAHGVPLISINAHGFNKSLKNAQSEREIPICSKLIEMGFLDFVEERRQSEGPDALLFSELRFDEKHLYSRAASRFFCGPVTGAGFIGQHCPVALSGGFTFKSFRRTFAVQLQKSGVPATVIANLLGHNSDMLEVTREHYLDKPQSVFLLDTLERSLSYILPLGAINWQHFKNLMSSQKGRSKRGRKAKKTLH, from the coding sequence ATGAATGCTGTAAACACTCCGCACCTATCCGCTCCAATCCTCCACGGCCTAACCCTGGTGGCCGCCCCCGGGCATGAAAAAAGCTTGGAGCTGGCACTACCGCACCTCTCCAGTATTGCCGACGCGATTTATCGCTTTCATCACTCCCCGCTCCTCAGCGAATTTTTGGATACAGTTCTGGCTCGTTTCCTTCGCGAAAACGACTACGCCCCCAAGACTGCCTACATGATCCAAGCCCGGATGGCCAAGCTGAAGTCAGTACTCACCGAGGACAACCCACAGCGCCGAGTGTCGGAGTTGGGCAGTGCTGACATTGATGCGATCCGGGATAAGCTCCCGCTGCTACTCAGAAAAGGCAGCACCTCAGGAAGCCAGGGAGAAAACCTGCAGGCCTACTATCAGCTGTTCAATCGCATGATTAACGAGGCACTGAAGGGAAAGCTGATCGCCGATGAAGAGCTCAAAGCCGAGGGCTGCCAGACCACCAAAGCAAAGGTCACCAAGTTCTTTTTGGATTCCAATCTGGTCAGCCTCTTCAATAGCTGGCCCTATCAGAACTACGCGCCAGGCACACCGGCAGCGCAAGTTCGCCAAGACGCACATAGCTACTGCTTTTGGCTGATGCCGCTTGGGCTCTTCACCGGTGGCAGACTCAACGAAATCTGCCAGCTACGTGTTAACGATGTGTTCCATGACGCCCATGGCGTGCCCCTAATCAGTATCAACGCCCATGGCTTCAACAAGTCGCTAAAGAATGCGCAGTCGGAGCGCGAGATCCCAATTTGCTCGAAGCTGATCGAAATGGGCTTTCTGGACTTCGTCGAGGAACGCCGTCAGTCCGAAGGACCTGATGCTTTGCTGTTTTCAGAGCTTCGCTTTGACGAAAAGCACCTATATTCACGTGCTGCGAGCCGCTTCTTCTGCGGCCCAGTCACAGGAGCCGGCTTCATCGGACAGCATTGCCCAGTTGCACTCAGTGGCGGCTTCACTTTTAAAAGCTTTCGTCGCACTTTCGCGGTACAGCTTCAGAAGTCCGGCGTGCCAGCAACCGTTATTGCAAACCTGCTGGGTCATAACAGCGATATGCTCGAAGTCACCCGCGAGCACTACCTCGATAAGCCGCAGTCCGTGTTTTTGCTGGATACCTTGGAGCGATCCCTGAGCTACATCCTGCCCCTAGGCGCCATAAACTGGCAGCATTTCAAGAATTTGATGAGCAGCCAGAAAGGACGTAGCAAGCGAGGCCGGAAAGCCAAGAAAACGCTGCACTAG